Proteins from a genomic interval of Gluconacetobacter diazotrophicus PA1 5:
- the cysE gene encoding serine O-acetyltransferase, translated as MPDTSLISLTEARKADPALLAADYRRLWDEIARGCEGCGDPLVRGLLATGIRNHASFANGLAALIGRKLGDRSVADDALSNLVTEVFESDPEIVAAAAADLVAIRERDPATANYATPFLFFKGYHAVQSHRVAHWLWNNGRRYLALHLQSRASELFAVDIHPAARLGRRILFDHGTGIVIGETSVLEDDVSLLQGVTLGGTGKNVGDRHPKVRRGVLIGAGAKILGNIELGEGAKVGAGSIVLESVAPFTTVVGNPARPVGTRHSSLPAFTMDQTLPPIDYMI; from the coding sequence ATGCCCGATACGTCCCTGATCTCGCTGACCGAGGCCCGCAAGGCCGATCCTGCGCTGCTGGCCGCCGATTATCGCCGGCTGTGGGACGAAATTGCCCGTGGGTGCGAGGGCTGCGGCGACCCGCTGGTGCGCGGGCTGCTGGCGACCGGCATTCGCAACCATGCCAGTTTCGCCAACGGGCTGGCGGCGCTGATCGGGCGCAAGCTGGGCGACCGGTCGGTGGCCGACGACGCGCTGTCCAACCTGGTGACCGAGGTCTTCGAGTCCGATCCCGAAATCGTCGCCGCCGCCGCCGCCGACCTGGTGGCGATCCGCGAGCGCGATCCGGCGACGGCGAACTACGCGACGCCGTTTCTGTTCTTCAAGGGCTATCACGCGGTGCAGAGCCACCGCGTGGCGCACTGGCTGTGGAACAACGGGCGGCGCTACCTGGCGCTGCACCTGCAAAGCCGGGCATCGGAACTGTTCGCCGTCGATATCCATCCGGCGGCGCGGCTGGGTCGGCGCATCCTGTTCGATCACGGCACTGGAATCGTGATCGGCGAGACCTCGGTGCTGGAAGACGACGTGTCGCTGCTGCAGGGCGTGACCCTGGGCGGTACCGGCAAGAATGTCGGCGACCGGCACCCCAAGGTGCGGCGCGGCGTGCTGATCGGCGCCGGGGCCAAGATCCTGGGCAATATCGAGCTGGGCGAGGGGGCGAAGGTCGGGGCGGGCTCGATCGTGCTGGAATCGGTTGCGCCGTTTACCACCGTCGTCGGCAACCCCGCGCGGCCGGTCGGCACGCGCCATTCCTCGCTGCCCGCCTTCACCATGGACCAGACGCTCCCCCCCATAGACTACATGATCTGA
- a CDS encoding UbiH/UbiF/VisC/COQ6 family ubiquinone biosynthesis hydroxylase — protein MTAGTQPFPRTGFADARDVPPDIPGDVDVCIVGAGPVGATLACRLAIGGLSVAIVDRAPLSPMEDPAFDGRAYAIAAGSRRLLDAAGVWDRLPLPACPIEEIRVSDGRPGEAPSPLFLEFGRQDADQPFGWMIEARALRVALNASLSAHETITVLAPEEVTVTRTESGARIRTRAGHEFGARLVVAAEGRRSTLRDQARIAVTRVPYHTSGIVCSVAHERPHQNRALEHFLPAGPFAQLPMAPTPDYPNLSAIVWSESDAVAQRMVALPPDAFAHEIQRRMGDWLGRVTSVGQRWTYPLSLQYAQRYFDTRLALAGDAAHGMHPIAGQGLNVGFRDVIALSDLLIAAHARGEDPGSPTLLRRYQARCRPSNMVMLAATDMLERLFGNDNPILRGVRDLGLAGVHRLPRLRRAFVKQAMGL, from the coding sequence ATGACCGCAGGCACGCAGCCCTTTCCCCGGACCGGATTTGCCGATGCCCGTGACGTCCCGCCTGACATCCCCGGTGATGTCGATGTCTGCATCGTGGGCGCGGGGCCGGTCGGCGCCACGCTGGCCTGCCGCTTGGCGATCGGGGGGCTGTCCGTGGCCATTGTCGACCGCGCACCCCTCTCGCCCATGGAAGATCCGGCCTTCGACGGCCGCGCATACGCCATCGCTGCCGGATCGCGCCGGCTGCTGGATGCGGCCGGGGTATGGGACCGCCTGCCGCTGCCGGCCTGCCCGATCGAGGAAATCCGCGTCTCCGACGGACGCCCGGGCGAGGCCCCGTCGCCCCTGTTCCTGGAATTCGGACGGCAGGACGCCGACCAGCCCTTCGGCTGGATGATCGAGGCCCGGGCGTTGCGCGTGGCGCTGAACGCGTCACTGAGTGCCCATGAGACGATCACCGTGCTGGCGCCGGAGGAAGTCACCGTGACACGCACGGAATCGGGTGCGCGAATCCGCACCCGCGCGGGCCACGAATTCGGCGCGCGGCTTGTGGTCGCGGCGGAAGGGCGGCGCAGCACCCTGCGCGACCAGGCCCGCATCGCCGTCACGCGCGTGCCGTACCATACCAGCGGCATCGTCTGCAGCGTGGCGCATGAACGCCCGCACCAGAATCGGGCGCTGGAACATTTCCTGCCCGCCGGTCCGTTCGCGCAACTGCCGATGGCCCCCACCCCGGATTACCCGAACCTGTCGGCCATCGTCTGGTCGGAAAGCGATGCCGTGGCCCAGCGTATGGTCGCCCTGCCGCCTGATGCCTTCGCGCACGAAATCCAGCGCCGGATGGGCGACTGGCTGGGCCGCGTGACCTCGGTCGGGCAGCGCTGGACCTATCCGCTGTCGCTTCAGTATGCCCAGCGCTATTTCGATACGCGGCTGGCGCTGGCGGGCGACGCCGCCCACGGCATGCACCCGATCGCGGGGCAGGGCCTGAATGTGGGCTTCCGCGACGTCATCGCGCTGTCCGACCTGCTGATCGCGGCCCATGCGCGGGGCGAGGACCCGGGCAGCCCGACGCTGCTGCGCCGCTACCAGGCCCGCTGCCGCCCGTCCAACATGGTGATGCTGGCCGCGACCGACATGCTGGAACGCCTGTTCGGCAACGACAATCCCATCCTGCGCGGCGTCCGCGACCTGGGCCTGGCGGGGGTGCATCGCCTGCCCCGGCTGCGCCGGGCCTTCGTGAAACAGGCCATGGGGCTATAG
- the glnK gene encoding P-II family nitrogen regulator, translating to MKLVTAIIKPFKLDDVRESLTPLGIQGLTVSEVKGFGRQKGQTEIYRGAEYHVSFLPKVKIEVAVSDDIVDQVVDVILQSAHTGKIGDGKIFVSSLDSVIRIRTRETGEDAL from the coding sequence ATGAAGCTTGTCACAGCCATCATCAAGCCCTTCAAACTCGACGACGTTCGGGAATCCCTGACCCCGCTGGGCATCCAGGGGCTGACCGTGTCGGAAGTGAAGGGTTTCGGTCGTCAGAAGGGCCAGACCGAAATCTATCGCGGCGCGGAATACCATGTCAGCTTCCTGCCAAAGGTGAAGATCGAGGTCGCGGTGTCGGACGACATCGTGGACCAGGTCGTGGACGTGATTCTGCAGTCCGCCCACACGGGCAAGATCGGCGACGGCAAGATCTTCGTATCCAGCCTGGACAGCGTCATCCGCATCCGGACGCGCGAGACGGGAGAAGACGCGCTGTGA
- a CDS encoding ammonium transporter, which translates to MAAPAMAADPAPPAINTGDTPWMLVSTRWVLMMTVPGLALFYGGMVRKKNVLATLMQSFAICCIVTIVWMVAGYSLAFGTGSPYIGDLSRFMLNGIGAQISKGSDVGFTLGLGSANATVMTIPESVFMMFQMTFAIITPALITGAFAERMKFSALCVFTILWSLLVYAPVAHWVWSPLGWVAGFGAIDFAGGTVVHINAGVAGLVTALVVGKRQGYGQDDMSPFNLTYAVIGASLLWVGWFGFNAGSAVGANGRAGMAMATTQIASAAAGVAWMLAEWARTGKPTVLGIISGAVGGLVAITPAAGFVLPGGALIIGLLAGAVCYWTATTMKHMLGYDDSLDAFGVHGIGGILGALLTGVLAYGPLSATDANPAGVVGSFAQLVTQAKAVGVTIVWCAVVTFVLLKIVDLAIGLRVRSEDEIEGLDMTQHGERIN; encoded by the coding sequence ATGGCCGCGCCCGCCATGGCCGCCGATCCGGCCCCGCCCGCCATCAACACCGGCGATACCCCCTGGATGCTGGTCAGCACGCGCTGGGTGCTGATGATGACCGTACCGGGCCTGGCCCTGTTCTATGGCGGCATGGTCCGCAAGAAGAACGTGCTGGCCACGCTGATGCAGTCCTTCGCCATCTGCTGCATCGTCACGATTGTCTGGATGGTCGCGGGCTACAGCCTGGCGTTCGGCACCGGGTCGCCCTACATCGGCGATCTGTCCCGCTTCATGCTGAACGGCATCGGCGCGCAGATTTCCAAGGGGTCCGATGTCGGCTTCACGCTGGGGCTGGGGTCGGCCAACGCCACGGTGATGACGATCCCCGAGAGCGTCTTCATGATGTTCCAGATGACGTTCGCGATCATCACCCCGGCGCTGATCACCGGCGCCTTCGCCGAGCGCATGAAGTTCAGCGCGCTGTGCGTGTTCACCATCCTGTGGTCGCTGCTGGTCTATGCGCCGGTCGCCCACTGGGTCTGGAGCCCGCTTGGCTGGGTCGCGGGGTTCGGCGCCATCGATTTCGCCGGCGGCACCGTGGTGCACATCAATGCCGGCGTCGCCGGCCTGGTCACGGCGCTGGTGGTGGGCAAGCGGCAGGGCTACGGCCAGGACGATATGTCGCCCTTCAACCTGACCTATGCCGTCATCGGCGCGTCGCTGCTGTGGGTCGGCTGGTTCGGCTTCAATGCCGGGTCGGCGGTAGGGGCCAACGGCCGCGCCGGCATGGCGATGGCGACGACGCAGATCGCCAGCGCCGCCGCCGGGGTGGCCTGGATGCTGGCCGAATGGGCCCGCACCGGCAAGCCGACGGTGCTGGGCATCATTTCCGGCGCCGTCGGCGGACTGGTCGCGATCACGCCCGCCGCCGGCTTCGTGCTGCCGGGCGGGGCCCTGATCATCGGCCTGCTGGCCGGCGCGGTCTGCTACTGGACCGCCACCACCATGAAGCACATGCTGGGCTATGACGACAGCCTGGACGCCTTCGGCGTGCATGGCATCGGCGGCATCCTGGGCGCGCTGCTGACCGGCGTGCTGGCCTATGGCCCGCTTTCGGCCACCGACGCCAATCCCGCCGGGGTCGTGGGGTCCTTCGCGCAGCTCGTCACCCAGGCCAAGGCCGTGGGCGTCACCATCGTCTGGTGCGCGGTCGTCACCTTCGTCCTGCTGAAGATCGTCGACCTCGCCATCGGCCTGCGCGTCCGGAGCGAGGACGAAATCGAGGGGCTGGACATGACCCAGCACGGCGAACGCATCAACTGA